The Mycolicibacterium smegmatis genome has a window encoding:
- the rocD gene encoding ornithine--oxo-acid transaminase, with amino-acid sequence MTILDNVNHGLDPHDAGAAATSIAEAIALDDRYVAHNYSPLPVVAASAEGVWITDVTGRRYLDCLAAYSAVNFGHRNPEIVATAHAQLDRLTLVSRAFHSDQLGPFAQALATLCGKDMILPMNSGAEAVESGIKVARKWGTDVKGVAAGQSNIVVARNNFHGRTTTIISFSDDETARRGFGPYTPGFRSVPFGDAAAVADAIDDNTVAVLLEPIQGEAGIIVPPPDFLPRVREICTQRNVLMIADEIQSGLARTGRTFACEHWGVVPDVYLLGKALGGGVVPLSAVVADRDVLGVLHPGEHGSTFGGNPLATAIGSTVVAMLRRGEFQQRSTELGAHLHARLQDLIGRGVLAVRGRGLWAGVDIDPALGTGKELSVALAERGVLVKDTHGSTLRFAPPLVVTSEEIDWAVDRFADTLAEVRR; translated from the coding sequence ATGACCATCCTGGACAACGTGAACCATGGCCTGGACCCCCACGACGCCGGGGCGGCCGCCACCTCCATCGCTGAGGCCATCGCACTCGACGACCGCTACGTCGCGCACAACTACTCGCCGCTTCCCGTGGTGGCGGCGAGCGCCGAGGGTGTCTGGATCACCGACGTGACAGGCCGTCGCTACCTGGACTGCCTGGCCGCCTATTCGGCGGTGAACTTCGGGCACCGCAATCCCGAGATCGTCGCGACCGCGCACGCGCAGCTCGACCGGCTGACCCTGGTGAGCCGCGCGTTCCACTCCGATCAGCTCGGCCCGTTCGCCCAAGCACTGGCCACACTGTGCGGCAAGGACATGATCCTGCCGATGAACAGCGGCGCCGAGGCCGTCGAGAGCGGCATCAAGGTGGCCCGCAAGTGGGGCACCGACGTCAAGGGTGTCGCAGCAGGCCAGTCGAACATCGTGGTGGCGCGCAACAACTTCCACGGCCGCACCACCACGATCATCAGCTTCTCCGACGACGAGACCGCGCGCCGCGGGTTCGGCCCGTACACCCCCGGTTTCCGGTCCGTGCCGTTCGGTGACGCCGCCGCGGTGGCCGATGCCATCGACGACAACACGGTCGCGGTGCTCCTCGAACCGATCCAGGGCGAGGCGGGCATCATCGTGCCGCCGCCGGACTTCCTGCCCCGGGTGCGTGAGATCTGCACGCAGCGCAACGTGCTGATGATCGCCGACGAGATCCAGTCCGGCCTGGCGCGCACCGGCCGCACCTTTGCGTGCGAACACTGGGGCGTGGTGCCCGACGTCTATCTGCTGGGCAAGGCCCTCGGCGGCGGCGTGGTGCCGCTGTCGGCCGTGGTCGCCGACCGCGACGTGCTCGGCGTGTTGCACCCCGGTGAGCACGGGTCGACGTTCGGCGGCAACCCGCTGGCCACGGCGATCGGCAGCACCGTGGTGGCCATGCTCAGGCGTGGTGAGTTCCAGCAGCGCTCAACCGAACTCGGTGCGCACCTGCACGCGCGCCTGCAGGACCTGATCGGCCGCGGGGTGCTCGCGGTGCGGGGCCGGGGGCTGTGGGCCGGGGTGGACATCGATCCGGCGCTCGGCACCGGCAAGGAACTCAGCGTGGCGCTCGCCGAGCGCGGCGTCCTGGTCAAGGACACACACGGTTCGACGCTGCGGTTCGCCCCGCCGCTGGTCGTCACGTCCGAAGAGATCGATTGGGCGGTTGACCGATTCGCCGACACCCTGGCGGAGGTGCGCCGATAA
- a CDS encoding universal stress protein has protein sequence MTVVVGYLTGKAGASPLHLAVGAAHTLQTSLAVATVVPRPWMTPSPARIDAEYAQYAAQLASTSAEQARQVISELDSELEVTFHKFAHRSVSDGLMEAVESLNAEALVLGSAADGKLGQVVVGSTADRLLHSCPVPLAVSPRGYRRPKSGGLSRITVAYPGTRDAVDVVERIAALTQRLGVTMRVVTFAVRGRSMYPPLVGLSKEDLILQEWIEQAQDSLRRLATDGVIGEDVEVVVASGSAWDEALDSIEWIEGEVLAIGTSPAGAVRRVFLGERGTKILRYSPVPVLVLPG, from the coding sequence ATGACGGTCGTGGTGGGTTATCTGACCGGCAAGGCGGGTGCGTCGCCGCTGCACCTCGCCGTCGGCGCGGCACACACGCTGCAGACCTCACTCGCGGTCGCGACCGTCGTCCCGCGTCCGTGGATGACACCGTCGCCGGCGCGCATCGACGCCGAATATGCCCAGTACGCAGCGCAATTGGCGTCGACATCGGCCGAACAGGCCCGCCAGGTGATCTCCGAGCTCGACAGTGAACTCGAGGTCACCTTCCACAAGTTCGCGCACCGGTCGGTGTCGGACGGACTGATGGAAGCGGTCGAATCGCTGAACGCAGAGGCCCTGGTGCTGGGCTCGGCTGCGGACGGCAAGCTGGGGCAGGTGGTGGTCGGTTCGACGGCCGACCGGTTGCTGCACTCGTGCCCCGTTCCGTTGGCGGTCAGCCCGCGCGGCTACCGCCGCCCGAAAAGCGGTGGGCTGTCACGGATCACGGTGGCCTACCCGGGAACCCGCGACGCCGTCGACGTCGTCGAGCGCATCGCGGCCCTCACACAGCGGTTGGGTGTCACGATGCGTGTGGTGACGTTCGCAGTGCGTGGTCGCAGCATGTATCCACCGCTGGTCGGGCTGAGCAAGGAAGACCTCATCCTGCAGGAATGGATCGAGCAGGCACAGGATTCGCTGCGCCGGCTGGCCACCGACGGCGTCATCGGCGAGGACGTGGAGGTCGTCGTCGCCAGCGGCAGCGCGTGGGACGAGGCGCTGGACTCGATCGAGTGGATCGAGGGCGAGGTCCTGGCCATCGGCACGTCCCCTGCGGGCGCCGTCCGGCGTGTGTTCCTCGGCGAACGCGGTACGAAGATCCTGCGCTACAGCCCTGTTCCGGTGCTCGTCCTACCGGGCTGA
- a CDS encoding amino acid permease: MLAPPTSMAGQMMRRRPVIGAPVAHGASDHLKRSIGTFQLTLFGVGATVGTGIFLVLQEAVPEAGPAVLVSFVLAGVAAGLSALCYAEMASAVPVSGSTYSYAYTTMGEFVAMGVAACLLLEYGVSMSATSIGWGGYLNQLLDDVFGFRIPQALTSAPWGENPGIMNLPATLLIVMCGLLLIRGASESALVNTIMVIIKLAVLALFVAVAFTAFTTDHFAGFWDKGFAGITAAAGSIFFTFIGLDAVSTAGDEVKNPQKTMPRAILGALVVVASVYILVAFAGLGTQSADEFGSEEQSEAGLAVILTNILHGQTWASTILSFGAVISIFSVTLVVMYGQTRILFAMGRDGLLPSMFARVNSHTMTPINNTIVVALVTGTLAGFVPLDYLWDLVSIGTLVAFIVVSAGVVLLRVREPDLPRSFKVPGYPVTPVLSIIACLFVLYGLPAVTWLWFSVWVGAVLLFYLLWGRRHSALNDGGDGYIPGAAAGEDDVMTGHPEDRA, translated from the coding sequence ATGTTAGCCCCGCCCACCAGCATGGCCGGTCAGATGATGCGACGCCGGCCCGTCATCGGCGCCCCGGTCGCCCACGGTGCGTCCGATCATCTCAAGCGAAGTATCGGCACCTTCCAGCTGACGCTGTTCGGCGTCGGCGCGACCGTGGGCACCGGCATATTCCTGGTGCTGCAGGAAGCCGTGCCGGAGGCCGGTCCGGCGGTGCTCGTCTCGTTCGTCCTGGCGGGTGTCGCGGCCGGTCTGTCGGCGCTGTGTTACGCCGAGATGGCCTCGGCCGTGCCGGTTTCGGGGTCGACGTACTCCTACGCCTACACCACGATGGGCGAGTTCGTGGCAATGGGTGTGGCGGCCTGCCTGCTCCTGGAGTACGGCGTCTCGATGTCGGCGACCTCGATCGGCTGGGGCGGCTACCTCAACCAGTTGCTCGACGATGTGTTCGGTTTCCGCATACCGCAGGCGCTCACGTCGGCACCGTGGGGCGAGAACCCCGGCATCATGAACCTGCCCGCCACGCTGCTGATCGTGATGTGCGGATTGCTGCTGATCCGCGGAGCGAGCGAATCCGCGCTGGTCAACACCATCATGGTGATCATCAAGCTCGCGGTGCTCGCGTTGTTCGTCGCGGTCGCGTTCACGGCGTTCACCACCGACCACTTCGCCGGGTTCTGGGACAAGGGCTTCGCGGGCATCACGGCCGCCGCGGGCTCGATCTTCTTCACGTTCATCGGTCTGGACGCGGTCTCCACGGCAGGCGACGAAGTGAAGAACCCGCAGAAGACCATGCCGCGCGCGATCCTCGGCGCGCTGGTGGTCGTCGCGTCGGTCTACATCCTGGTGGCGTTCGCCGGGTTGGGCACGCAGTCGGCCGATGAGTTCGGTTCCGAGGAACAGTCCGAGGCCGGGCTGGCGGTGATCCTCACGAACATCCTGCACGGCCAGACGTGGGCCAGCACGATCCTGTCGTTCGGCGCGGTGATCTCGATCTTCTCGGTGACGCTGGTGGTGATGTACGGCCAGACGCGCATCCTGTTCGCGATGGGCCGCGACGGTCTGCTGCCGTCGATGTTCGCAAGGGTGAACTCGCACACCATGACCCCGATCAACAACACCATCGTGGTGGCGCTGGTGACTGGCACACTCGCGGGCTTCGTGCCGCTGGACTACCTGTGGGATCTGGTGTCGATCGGAACCCTGGTGGCGTTCATCGTGGTGTCGGCGGGCGTGGTGCTTCTGCGGGTGCGCGAACCGGACCTGCCGCGCTCGTTCAAGGTGCCGGGTTATCCGGTGACGCCGGTCCTTTCGATCATTGCGTGTCTGTTCGTGTTGTACGGACTGCCGGCGGTCACGTGGTTGTGGTTCAGCGTGTGGGTCGGTGCGGTGCTGCTGTTCTACCTGCTGTGGGGCCGACGCCACAGTGCGCTCAACGACGGCGGCGACGGGTACATCCCAGGTGCGGCCGCTGGTGAGGACGATGTCATGACAGGGCATCCGGAGGATCGCGCATGA